A genomic region of Armatimonadota bacterium contains the following coding sequences:
- the purD gene encoding phosphoribosylamine--glycine ligase encodes MRVLLVGSGAREHALAWALRRSRLVREVLCAPGNPGMARLGLCFPVRATDLPGLVRLVEERRPDLVVVGPEEPLALGLADVLRARGFAVFGPTQGAARIESSKIFAKDLLGRYGIPQPAYRVFEDPEEAVRWVRLQSGPCVVKADGLAAGKGSIVCRDSREAEAAIQALMVEGRLGEAGRRVVIEEYLEGEEASALAFVSGECVVPLPLAQDHKRLLDGDQGPNTGGMGAVAPLRLPTDLEERVVREILEPTARALCAEGTPFCGVLYAGLMLTQQGPKVLEFNARFGDPEAQALLPLLATDLAEVFLAACAGRLEEVPVRWTEGSSCCVVLASEGYPEQPVRGRRISGLARLEGRPGVLVFHAGTEERDGALYTAGGRVLSIVGLGDTLSAACEAAYRAVEEVHFEGMHFRRDIGRRARTHTGA; translated from the coding sequence GTGCGGGTCCTCCTTGTGGGCTCCGGGGCGCGTGAACACGCGCTCGCTTGGGCCCTTCGCCGAAGCCGGCTTGTCCGCGAGGTTCTGTGTGCGCCGGGGAATCCCGGCATGGCGCGCTTGGGTCTGTGTTTCCCCGTGCGGGCCACGGACCTCCCGGGCCTCGTACGCCTGGTGGAGGAGCGAAGGCCGGACCTCGTGGTGGTGGGTCCTGAGGAGCCTCTCGCCCTGGGCCTCGCGGACGTCCTCAGGGCCCGAGGCTTTGCGGTCTTCGGTCCTACCCAGGGGGCGGCCCGCATCGAGTCGTCGAAGATCTTTGCCAAAGATCTCCTCGGACGCTACGGGATCCCGCAGCCCGCCTACCGGGTCTTCGAGGACCCGGAGGAGGCGGTGCGGTGGGTCCGGTTGCAGAGCGGACCCTGCGTGGTGAAGGCAGACGGCCTCGCGGCCGGCAAGGGGTCCATCGTGTGTCGGGATTCCCGGGAGGCGGAGGCGGCGATCCAGGCCCTCATGGTGGAGGGTCGGTTAGGGGAGGCTGGGAGGCGGGTGGTGATCGAGGAGTACCTCGAGGGTGAAGAGGCTTCCGCGCTGGCGTTCGTGAGCGGTGAGTGCGTGGTCCCCCTCCCCCTTGCTCAGGACCACAAGCGACTGCTGGATGGAGACCAGGGTCCCAACACGGGTGGGATGGGGGCGGTGGCTCCGCTCCGGCTCCCTACGGACCTCGAGGAGCGGGTGGTGCGGGAGATTCTGGAGCCCACGGCCCGGGCCCTGTGCGCGGAGGGGACGCCCTTCTGCGGGGTGCTCTACGCGGGTCTCATGCTCACCCAGCAGGGCCCGAAGGTCCTGGAGTTCAACGCCCGGTTCGGGGATCCGGAGGCCCAGGCTCTGCTCCCGCTTCTCGCCACGGACCTAGCAGAGGTTTTTCTCGCCGCGTGTGCGGGAAGGCTCGAAGAGGTGCCGGTGAGGTGGACGGAGGGATCGAGCTGCTGCGTGGTGCTCGCGAGCGAGGGGTACCCCGAGCAGCCTGTTCGAGGCCGAAGGATCTCTGGCCTTGCGCGGCTGGAAGGACGGCCGGGAGTTCTGGTGTTCCACGCGGGCACGGAGGAGCGTGACGGGGCCCTGTATACCGCGGGCGGGCGCGTGCTCAGCATTGTGGGACTCGGCGACACGCTATCAGCCGCCTGCGAGGCCGCGTACCGGGCCGTGGAGGAGGTGCACTTCGAGGGAATGCATTTCCGCCGGGACATTGGCCGCCGGGCCCGAACCCATACCGGAGCATGA